From Salinirubellus salinus, the proteins below share one genomic window:
- a CDS encoding complex I subunit 5 family protein produces the protein MTELALQASLAGTLAAQAPVIPLLVALSTAILALGTRVYPRAQQGVSLLGAGAYGVAVLFLAVRVTAEGRLVYQVSDWAAPFGITLVADALSVLMLGLAAVVSLAALVYSLEFVDQRDQRLAYHPLYHLMVVGVTGAFLTGDIFNLFVWFEVMLMSSYVLVVFYSGPAQTRAALLYTVLNLLGSAVMLLAIGGLYATIGTLNMADMARRLADPAAFGIDPAPVLGLSAVLLTVFALKAGIVPFQFWVPAAYRAAPAPVTAMLAGVVKKVGIYAIVRLYFMVFAAATVPVSFPGIGGQGFLAFFGPVLFVMAAASIFLGGFGAVWQDDMDGLLAYSSIGQIGFVVLPLAVAATVPDLRALGVAAALVYAVNHGLAKSLLFLVSGAVRTATGTCELPKLGGLSEHDRVLSAAFFVGGLALVGIPPLTGFFGKFLVFDVAGRAGSTLGLAVALGGAILTIAYVTRAWNQAFWGRPTDYVIGASRNGVLVGVTVVLAVSVVALGVGFDPLVGAANAAAEAALDVDAYVEAVDPDRFVPSDTGSGGHGGGGE, from the coding sequence ATGACTGAACTCGCCCTGCAGGCGTCCCTCGCGGGCACGCTGGCCGCACAGGCGCCGGTCATCCCGCTGCTCGTGGCGCTCTCGACGGCTATCCTCGCGCTCGGAACGCGCGTCTACCCCCGTGCCCAGCAGGGTGTCTCGCTCCTCGGTGCGGGTGCCTACGGCGTGGCCGTCCTCTTCCTCGCCGTCCGCGTCACAGCGGAGGGTCGACTCGTCTACCAGGTGTCCGACTGGGCCGCCCCGTTCGGCATCACGCTCGTCGCCGACGCGCTCTCGGTGCTGATGCTGGGGCTGGCGGCCGTCGTCTCGCTGGCGGCGCTCGTCTACTCGCTCGAGTTCGTCGACCAGCGCGACCAGCGACTCGCGTACCACCCCCTCTACCACCTGATGGTCGTCGGCGTCACCGGCGCGTTCCTCACCGGCGACATCTTCAACCTCTTCGTCTGGTTCGAGGTGATGCTGATGTCCTCGTACGTCCTCGTCGTGTTCTACTCCGGGCCGGCACAGACCCGTGCGGCGCTGCTCTACACGGTGCTCAACCTGCTCGGGAGCGCGGTGATGCTGCTCGCCATCGGTGGGCTCTACGCCACGATCGGCACGCTCAACATGGCCGACATGGCCCGCCGGCTCGCCGACCCCGCCGCGTTCGGCATCGACCCCGCGCCCGTCCTCGGGCTCTCGGCCGTCCTGCTGACCGTCTTCGCGCTGAAGGCGGGTATCGTCCCGTTCCAGTTCTGGGTGCCCGCGGCCTACCGGGCGGCGCCGGCACCCGTCACCGCGATGCTCGCCGGCGTCGTCAAGAAGGTGGGTATCTACGCCATCGTCCGCCTCTACTTCATGGTGTTCGCGGCCGCCACCGTCCCCGTCTCGTTCCCCGGTATCGGTGGCCAGGGGTTCCTCGCGTTCTTCGGGCCCGTCCTGTTCGTGATGGCCGCAGCCAGCATCTTCCTCGGCGGCTTCGGTGCCGTCTGGCAGGACGACATGGACGGTCTGCTGGCCTACTCCAGCATCGGCCAGATCGGGTTCGTCGTCCTGCCGCTCGCCGTCGCCGCGACGGTGCCCGACCTCCGGGCGCTCGGCGTCGCCGCGGCGCTCGTCTACGCCGTCAACCACGGCCTCGCCAAGTCGCTCCTCTTCCTCGTCAGCGGCGCGGTGCGGACGGCGACGGGGACGTGCGAACTGCCGAAACTCGGCGGGCTGAGCGAACACGACCGCGTGCTCTCGGCGGCCTTCTTCGTCGGTGGGCTCGCCCTCGTCGGTATCCCGCCGCTGACCGGCTTCTTCGGCAAGTTCCTCGTCTTCGACGTGGCCGGCCGGGCCGGGTCGACGCTCGGGCTCGCCGTGGCGCTCGGCGGCGCCATCCTCACCATCGCGTACGTCACGCGCGCGTGGAACCAGGCGTTCTGGGGCCGGCCGACGGACTACGTCATCGGCGCCTCCCGGAACGGCGTCCTCGTCGGCGTGACGGTGGTGCTGGCGGTGTCGGTGGTCGCCCTCGGCGTCGGCTTCGACCCGCTCGTGGGGGCGG
- a CDS encoding sodium:proton antiporter produces the protein MTEFVLALALGTLFAVGTFLVLRRDVVRVVWGVVIISQSANVYLVTVGFGATGAGTAPVLGHGGGAASTVDPLVQALVLTAIVIGFGTTAFALVLTYRVYEEQGTIDMRGLSFLDDDAPPRVGDGETAREVSDD, from the coding sequence GTGACTGAGTTCGTCCTCGCCCTCGCGCTCGGCACGCTGTTCGCCGTCGGTACCTTCCTCGTCCTCCGACGGGACGTGGTCCGCGTCGTCTGGGGTGTCGTCATCATCTCGCAGTCGGCCAACGTCTACCTCGTCACCGTCGGCTTCGGCGCGACCGGCGCGGGGACGGCGCCCGTCCTCGGTCACGGCGGTGGCGCGGCGAGCACGGTCGACCCGCTGGTGCAGGCGCTCGTCCTCACCGCCATCGTCATCGGCTTCGGGACGACGGCGTTCGCGCTCGTCCTGACCTACCGCGTCTACGAGGAGCAGGGGACCATCGACATGCGTGGCCTCTCGTTCCTCGACGACGACGCGCCGCCACGCGTCGGCGACGGGGAGACCGCACGGGAGGTGAGCGATGACTGA
- a CDS encoding MnhB domain-containing protein: MTERDTTVIARTVTRTVVPIIVLVSVALLLQGHNLPGGGFIAGVLTATAFALLYVIYGIDSVGDSLVRHPDGFPIAILRGPTAAYSRAFTVGLAIAVVGGLGSILLGFPFLTQGVVFLEHVPLYEELEVASALMFDMGVYFVVVGALLTILAVVGAE, encoded by the coding sequence ATGACTGAGCGCGACACCACCGTCATCGCCCGGACCGTCACCCGGACGGTCGTCCCGATAATCGTCCTCGTCTCGGTCGCCCTGCTGTTGCAGGGACACAACCTCCCGGGTGGCGGCTTCATCGCGGGCGTGCTGACCGCGACGGCGTTCGCGCTGCTGTACGTCATCTACGGCATCGACAGCGTGGGTGACTCGCTCGTCCGGCACCCCGACGGCTTCCCCATCGCCATCCTCCGGGGGCCGACCGCGGCCTACTCCCGAGCGTTCACCGTCGGCCTCGCCATCGCTGTGGTGGGTGGCCTCGGCTCGATACTGCTCGGGTTCCCCTTCCTCACCCAGGGGGTCGTGTTCCTCGAGCACGTCCCGCTCTACGAGGAACTCGAGGTGGCGAGCGCGCTCATGTTCGACATGGGCGTCTACTTCGTCGTCGTCGGGGCCCTCCTCACGATCCTCGCGGTGGTGGGTGCCGAATGA